A genome region from Chloroflexota bacterium includes the following:
- a CDS encoding Hsp20/alpha crystallin family protein yields the protein MRYRRLGYRYAVVMAASRPRPLADVWQPHTASVSMGQPAWRPPTDIIETASEVIVLAELAGVDHEQLDVLLFEDALIVEGERRLPAVHAAGVYHAAEIRQGQVRLELPLPSTIDPDGVEARYERGLLELRLPKRVSPSRPTTIPVSRPLDANVARSASQEASRRTERDKHGS from the coding sequence ATGCGTTACCGCCGGCTGGGCTACCGCTATGCGGTCGTCATGGCAGCCAGCCGCCCGCGACCGCTCGCCGACGTCTGGCAGCCGCACACTGCCAGCGTCAGCATGGGTCAGCCGGCCTGGCGGCCCCCCACGGACATCATCGAGACGGCTTCAGAGGTCATCGTGCTGGCCGAGCTGGCCGGCGTCGATCACGAGCAACTGGACGTGCTGCTCTTCGAGGATGCCCTCATCGTCGAGGGTGAGCGGCGGCTGCCAGCGGTCCACGCCGCTGGCGTCTACCACGCCGCCGAGATCCGGCAGGGACAGGTCCGCCTGGAGCTGCCGCTGCCGAGCACCATCGACCCCGACGGCGTCGAGGCCCGCTACGAGCGCGGACTGCTCGAGCTGCGCCTGCCGAAGCGTGTCAGCCCCAGTCGCCCCACCACCATCCCCGTCAGCCGGCCTCTCGACGCGAACGTTGCCCGTTCAGCCAGCCAGGAGGCGAGCCGCCGAACAGAGAGAGATAAGCATGGATCCTGA
- a CDS encoding cellulase family glycosylhydrolase has product MRRAIVALLLLVGLAPLAPAAHANTPDVVPALRASAAQAAPALQASAPGAPTAARSAAALPPGSRISWQGQDWYLLGANMAWAKWGRDFGGGSGDGVSSPDSRASINDRLANAKANGVNVVRWWTFEGDAWQIERDGSGMPTGLNPAIYQDFDAALELAEANDITYVFVLFSAPSHLPQSWLNDPAQRRQLANVLGPLFARYADNPRVMSWEVFNEPDFDVWKEKVSESSMRETVREVVNSIHANSKALATVGMAMLDGLPMIKGLGLDYYQAHWYDYMQPGDWCALCTTYEDVRRKHGLDGPLVIGEFYLGSDVEAPHIRLEDFYSKGYAGAWAWSLYPESTFDKLDIDWNSVRIFAGKHDDLGPRVTAALPPSPAPPTQRLGFNSSAFAAQSRIAPGGRLPVDVKVTSTAGIRVLVDVEIYSPAGEKVHQQAFDNQSFGPGETKAFTTIFAVPPSAAPGEYTVKVGVFTPGWGKVHDWNDNAAKFTVGR; this is encoded by the coding sequence ATGCGTCGTGCGATAGTTGCTCTGCTGCTCCTCGTCGGGCTTGCGCCGCTGGCGCCGGCCGCCCACGCCAACACGCCAGACGTCGTGCCGGCCCTCCGGGCCAGCGCCGCGCAGGCCGCGCCGGCGCTCCAGGCCAGCGCCCCAGGTGCTCCGACTGCCGCGCGTTCTGCCGCCGCGTTGCCGCCCGGCAGCCGCATCTCCTGGCAGGGCCAGGACTGGTACCTGCTCGGGGCGAACATGGCCTGGGCCAAGTGGGGCCGCGACTTCGGCGGTGGCAGTGGGGATGGCGTCAGCTCGCCGGACTCGCGCGCCAGCATCAACGACCGCCTTGCCAATGCCAAGGCTAACGGCGTCAACGTCGTCCGCTGGTGGACCTTCGAGGGCGACGCCTGGCAGATCGAGCGCGACGGCTCCGGCATGCCGACCGGGCTGAACCCGGCCATCTACCAGGATTTCGACGCCGCCCTGGAGCTGGCCGAGGCCAACGACATCACCTACGTCTTCGTGCTGTTCTCCGCGCCGTCGCACCTGCCCCAGTCCTGGCTGAACGATCCCGCCCAGCGGCGGCAGCTGGCGAACGTGCTCGGGCCGCTCTTCGCGCGTTACGCCGACAACCCCCGCGTGATGTCCTGGGAGGTCTTCAACGAGCCAGACTTCGACGTCTGGAAGGAGAAGGTCTCCGAGTCGTCGATGCGCGAGACGGTCCGCGAGGTGGTCAACTCGATTCATGCCAACTCGAAAGCCCTGGCGACGGTCGGGATGGCCATGCTCGACGGCCTGCCGATGATCAAGGGCCTCGGCCTCGACTACTACCAGGCCCACTGGTACGACTACATGCAGCCCGGCGACTGGTGCGCCCTCTGCACCACCTACGAGGACGTCCGCCGCAAGCACGGTCTTGACGGGCCGCTGGTGATCGGCGAGTTCTACCTCGGGTCGGATGTCGAAGCGCCGCACATCCGCCTGGAAGACTTCTACTCCAAGGGGTACGCCGGCGCGTGGGCGTGGTCGCTCTACCCAGAGTCCACCTTCGACAAGCTGGATATCGACTGGAACTCGGTCCGTATCTTCGCGGGCAAGCACGACGATCTCGGCCCCCGGGTGACGGCCGCGCTGCCGCCGTCTCCAGCCCCGCCAACCCAGCGTCTCGGCTTCAACTCCTCGGCGTTCGCGGCGCAGTCGCGGATCGCGCCGGGCGGCCGGCTCCCCGTAGACGTGAAGGTGACGTCCACGGCGGGGATTCGCGTGCTGGTGGACGTCGAGATCTACAGCCCGGCCGGCGAGAAGGTGCACCAGCAGGCGTTCGACAACCAGTCGTTCGGCCCTGGCGAGACCAAGGCGTTCACCACGATCTTCGCCGTGCCGCCGAGCGCCGCCCCAGGCGAGTACACCGTCAAGGTGGGCGTGTTCACCCCGGGCTGGGGCAAGGTCCACGACTGGAACGACAACGCCGCGAAGTTCACGGTCGGCCGGTAG
- the kynU gene encoding kynureninase, with product MGRFDDARAAARAQDAADELASFRGRFACRPGTVYLDGNSLGLISAEAEAAVLAALADWKQYGIDGWLGGERPWFTLGEELGARQARLVGALPHEVVVTGSTTVNLHALVATFYGASPQRTRIVANTLDFPSDLYTLASQIRLRGLDPAEHLTLVPSPDGRTIREDDLIAALDERTALLVIPSVLYRSGQLLDIARLTAAAHERGVLVGVDCSHSAGAVPHTLHDWGVDWAVWCSYKYLNGGPGAVAALYVHERHHGTAPGLVGWWGSDKARQFDMAQEFTPASHAGAWQIGTPPVLGAAALYGALGVVEEAGLSHIRAKSLALTGYLMELAREHLSDPPYGFTIGTPSESERRGGHVALEHPRAVQLCKALKVRGFVPDFRPPNVIRLAPIALYTSFDEVWQAVDALRQIVERGEHQQLAAAREPVA from the coding sequence GAGCTGGCCTCCTTCAGGGGTCGGTTCGCCTGCCGGCCGGGCACGGTCTACCTGGACGGTAACTCGCTCGGGCTGATCTCGGCAGAGGCCGAGGCGGCGGTGCTGGCGGCCCTGGCGGACTGGAAGCAGTACGGCATCGACGGCTGGCTCGGCGGCGAGCGGCCATGGTTCACCCTCGGGGAGGAGCTTGGCGCACGGCAGGCCCGGCTCGTCGGGGCGCTGCCACACGAGGTCGTGGTGACCGGCTCCACCACCGTCAACCTGCACGCGCTGGTGGCGACCTTCTACGGCGCATCGCCGCAACGGACGCGGATCGTCGCCAACACGCTGGACTTCCCGTCAGACCTGTACACACTGGCCTCGCAGATCCGCCTGCGCGGCCTGGACCCGGCCGAGCACCTGACACTGGTTCCCTCGCCGGACGGCCGCACGATCCGCGAGGACGACCTGATCGCGGCCCTGGACGAGCGCACGGCGCTGTTGGTGATCCCCTCGGTGCTGTACCGGAGCGGTCAGCTGCTGGACATCGCCCGGCTGACGGCGGCGGCCCACGAGCGTGGGGTGCTCGTCGGCGTGGACTGCTCGCACTCGGCGGGGGCGGTCCCGCACACGCTCCATGACTGGGGCGTGGACTGGGCGGTCTGGTGCTCGTACAAGTACCTGAACGGCGGCCCGGGCGCGGTGGCCGCGCTCTACGTCCACGAGCGGCATCATGGGACAGCCCCCGGGTTGGTCGGCTGGTGGGGCTCGGACAAGGCTCGCCAGTTCGACATGGCCCAGGAGTTCACGCCAGCGTCGCACGCCGGCGCGTGGCAGATCGGGACGCCGCCGGTCCTGGGGGCGGCAGCGCTCTACGGGGCGCTCGGGGTCGTTGAGGAGGCCGGCCTGTCGCACATCCGGGCGAAGTCGCTGGCGCTGACAGGCTACCTGATGGAGTTGGCGCGCGAGCACCTGTCAGACCCGCCGTATGGCTTCACCATCGGCACCCCGAGCGAGTCCGAACGGCGGGGCGGGCACGTGGCACTGGAGCACCCGCGGGCGGTGCAGTTGTGCAAGGCGTTGAAGGTGCGCGGGTTCGTCCCCGACTTCCGCCCCCCGAACGTGATCCGGCTGGCGCCCATCGCCCTCTACACGAGCTTTGACGAGGTCTGGCAGGCGGTGGACGCGCTGCGGCAGATCGTGGAACGGGGCGAGCATCAGCAGCTCGCGGCGGCCCGCGAGCCCGTCGCCTGA
- a CDS encoding alkylhydroperoxidase domain protein: protein MTAAPVATDIISALAGVAPGSAIAELRAQRPEATEHAQGSYTALFDPAEPVGLSPVERFAIALRVASIHAATEAAAHYEARLVASGGGPEIVTAARSYSQVRASVPARLRAALRHAELLSRHPVDATSDHLQLLADAGLATVEIVVLSQIIAFVSFQVRVITALKLIGGTSGPLSDIPAGPPAAAATPGTLPPATIVRPGKLNSPPVFTRAQLEWTPWLEPLDMADASPKQAAALEGRRGNSPYFRLLALDADVLTERTATDLGIFYTHGGAPRPERELAAAATSRLNGCIYCASVHARLSAQLSKREEDVDRLLDKGVGPGIDLGLDDRWTAEVNFAVELARTPSAATTAQVEKLRSLGLAELEILDIAQAASFFSWANRLMLTLGEPWVPES from the coding sequence ATGACCGCAGCCCCTGTTGCCACTGACATCATCAGCGCCCTTGCCGGCGTCGCGCCCGGCTCTGCCATCGCCGAGCTGCGCGCCCAGCGCCCGGAGGCCACCGAGCACGCCCAGGGCAGCTACACCGCCCTCTTCGATCCTGCGGAGCCGGTCGGGCTGAGCCCGGTCGAGCGGTTCGCCATCGCCCTGCGCGTGGCGTCGATCCACGCGGCCACCGAGGCCGCCGCCCACTACGAGGCGCGGCTGGTGGCGTCCGGCGGCGGCCCGGAGATCGTGACGGCGGCCCGCTCGTACAGCCAGGTGCGCGCGTCGGTGCCGGCGCGGCTGCGGGCGGCGTTGCGCCACGCCGAGCTGCTCTCGCGGCACCCGGTCGATGCGACCTCCGACCATCTCCAGCTGCTGGCCGATGCCGGCCTCGCGACGGTCGAGATCGTGGTGCTCTCGCAGATCATCGCCTTCGTGAGCTTCCAGGTCCGCGTCATCACGGCGCTCAAGCTGATCGGCGGCACGAGCGGCCCGCTCAGCGACATCCCGGCCGGCCCGCCGGCCGCCGCTGCGACCCCCGGCACGCTGCCCCCCGCGACCATCGTGCGGCCCGGCAAGCTGAACAGCCCGCCAGTCTTCACGCGGGCGCAATTGGAGTGGACGCCCTGGCTGGAGCCGCTGGACATGGCCGACGCCTCGCCGAAGCAGGCGGCGGCGTTGGAGGGGCGGCGCGGCAACTCGCCGTACTTCCGGCTGCTGGCGCTCGACGCCGACGTGCTGACCGAGCGGACGGCCACCGACCTCGGCATCTTCTACACCCACGGCGGCGCGCCGCGCCCCGAGCGCGAGCTGGCGGCGGCGGCGACCTCTCGGCTGAATGGCTGCATCTACTGCGCGTCGGTCCATGCGCGGCTCTCGGCCCAGCTCAGCAAGCGCGAGGAGGATGTGGACCGGCTGTTGGACAAGGGCGTTGGCCCGGGCATCGATCTCGGGTTGGACGACCGCTGGACGGCGGAGGTGAACTTCGCGGTCGAGCTGGCGCGCACGCCGTCCGCCGCGACGACGGCCCAGGTCGAGAAGCTGCGGTCGCTGGGGCTGGCCGAGCTTGAGATCCTGGACATCGCGCAGGCGGCGTCGTTCTTCAGCTGGGCGAACCGGCTGATGCTGACGCTCGGGGAGCCGTGGGTTCCGGAGTCCTGA
- the lon gene encoding endopeptidase La, with product MRGGTVVFPLAVMPLFVGQERSIKLIDDVMRGDRLVALVAQTSDAVENAGPDDLHSIGTAGVIHQMVRAPDGTIRLMIQGVERVRLGTFVQTEPYLKAEVAVSKETPSSGVETQGLRRAVLDLFRRLIPLVDELPSEIMPAAEALEDPRQLVYLVASTAPLSGTVRQELLEQDVLDAKLRRLVELLQHELAIRELGQKITTETRERMTKAQREYFLREQLRAIRRELGEEDQSGDPSELRQRIDAAGLPEEARREAERELNRLQNVPPASPEHGIIRTYLDWMASLPWNRLTGGEIDVPKARTILDEDHYDLEKIKDRILEYLAVKKLRQDRLARAAEVVADGSAETPGPNTQSETPTDRVAREPILCFVGPPGVGKTSLGQSIARALGRKFVRISLGGVHDEAEIRGHRRTYIGALPGRIIQAIRRAEARDPVFMLDEIDKVGADWRGDPSSALLEVLDPAQNNSFTDNYLNVGFDLSQVLFLTTANTLDTIPAPLRDRMEVLQLSGYTDAEKVQIGRTYLVPKQLAAHGLRPEELSFEDEALRTVIRGYTREAGVRNLDREIATLCRKVAREIAEGRTEPVNLTPDEVVKYLGRPRFVDEVAERTQRPGVATGLAWTPVGGDVLFVEATCIPSKSEQLILTGMLGDVMRESAQAALSYVRAYGSALAGPAVSSANGKGENGKARTGRGGASEPAGQAAPPCAGLDGRVFEDATIHLHVPAGAIPKDGPSAGVTMLTALASLATGRPVRSDLAMTGELTLRGKVLPIGGVKEKVLAAHRAGIKTLLLPRQNERDYLEDVPPELRDELETVFVDTAEDVLQHALQPAKQQPAKPQSGTPRRARGAAQAGRAGR from the coding sequence TTGCGCGGCGGGACGGTCGTCTTCCCGCTGGCCGTCATGCCGCTGTTCGTCGGGCAGGAGCGCTCCATCAAGCTCATCGACGACGTGATGCGCGGCGACCGGCTTGTCGCGCTGGTGGCGCAGACCTCGGACGCCGTCGAGAACGCCGGGCCGGACGACCTTCACAGTATCGGCACGGCCGGCGTGATCCATCAAATGGTCCGTGCTCCTGACGGTACAATCCGGTTGATGATTCAGGGCGTCGAGCGGGTGCGTCTCGGCACGTTCGTGCAGACCGAGCCGTACCTCAAGGCCGAGGTCGCCGTCTCGAAGGAGACGCCGTCTTCGGGCGTCGAGACGCAGGGGCTGCGCCGGGCCGTGCTCGACCTGTTTCGCCGGCTGATCCCGCTGGTGGACGAGCTGCCGAGCGAGATCATGCCGGCCGCCGAGGCGCTCGAAGATCCCCGCCAACTGGTGTACCTCGTCGCCTCGACGGCGCCGCTCTCGGGGACGGTTCGCCAGGAGCTGCTCGAACAGGACGTGCTCGACGCCAAGTTGCGGCGGCTGGTCGAACTGCTCCAGCACGAGCTGGCGATCCGCGAGCTGGGCCAGAAGATCACCACCGAGACCCGCGAGCGGATGACGAAGGCTCAGCGGGAGTACTTCCTGCGCGAGCAGCTGCGGGCCATCCGCCGCGAGCTTGGCGAGGAGGATCAGAGCGGCGACCCGTCCGAGCTGCGCCAGCGCATCGACGCGGCTGGCCTGCCCGAGGAGGCCCGCCGCGAGGCCGAGCGCGAGCTGAACCGGCTCCAGAACGTCCCGCCAGCCTCGCCGGAGCACGGCATCATCCGGACCTACCTGGACTGGATGGCCAGCCTGCCCTGGAACCGCCTGACCGGCGGCGAGATCGACGTGCCGAAGGCCCGTACGATCCTCGACGAGGACCACTACGACCTGGAGAAGATCAAGGACCGCATCCTCGAGTACCTCGCGGTCAAGAAGCTGCGCCAGGACCGTCTGGCCCGCGCCGCCGAGGTGGTCGCGGATGGCAGCGCCGAGACTCCTGGGCCGAACACCCAGTCCGAGACGCCCACGGACCGCGTGGCCCGCGAGCCGATCCTCTGCTTCGTGGGGCCGCCGGGCGTCGGGAAGACCAGCCTCGGGCAGTCGATTGCGCGGGCGCTGGGCCGGAAATTCGTGCGGATCTCGCTCGGCGGCGTCCACGACGAGGCTGAGATCCGGGGCCACCGTCGCACCTACATCGGCGCGCTGCCCGGGCGGATCATCCAGGCGATCCGCCGCGCCGAGGCCCGCGATCCCGTCTTCATGCTGGACGAGATCGACAAGGTCGGCGCGGACTGGCGGGGCGACCCCTCGTCGGCGCTGCTGGAAGTGCTGGACCCGGCCCAGAATAACAGCTTTACTGACAATTATCTGAATGTCGGGTTCGACCTCTCGCAGGTGCTCTTCCTGACGACGGCCAACACGCTCGACACGATTCCGGCTCCCCTGCGTGACCGGATGGAGGTGCTCCAGCTGTCGGGGTACACCGACGCTGAGAAGGTGCAGATCGGGCGAACGTACCTCGTGCCGAAGCAGCTGGCCGCCCACGGTCTGCGCCCGGAGGAGCTGTCGTTCGAGGACGAGGCCCTGCGGACGGTGATCCGAGGCTACACCCGCGAGGCCGGCGTCCGGAACCTCGACCGGGAGATCGCCACGCTTTGCCGCAAGGTGGCGCGGGAGATCGCCGAGGGGCGCACCGAGCCGGTCAACCTGACGCCAGACGAGGTGGTCAAGTACCTCGGCCGGCCCCGCTTCGTGGATGAGGTGGCCGAGCGGACCCAGCGGCCCGGCGTGGCGACCGGCCTCGCCTGGACGCCCGTCGGCGGCGACGTGCTGTTTGTCGAGGCGACCTGCATCCCCAGCAAGTCCGAGCAGCTAATCCTGACCGGTATGCTGGGCGACGTGATGCGCGAGAGCGCCCAGGCGGCGCTCTCCTACGTGCGGGCCTACGGCAGCGCGCTGGCCGGCCCGGCCGTCAGCTCCGCAAACGGCAAGGGCGAGAACGGGAAGGCCCGTACTGGTAGGGGCGGCGCGTCGGAGCCGGCGGGGCAGGCCGCGCCGCCGTGCGCCGGGCTGGACGGCCGGGTCTTCGAGGATGCCACCATCCACCTGCACGTGCCGGCCGGGGCGATCCCGAAGGATGGACCGTCAGCAGGAGTGACGATGTTGACGGCCCTGGCCTCGCTGGCGACCGGCCGCCCGGTTCGCTCGGACCTGGCCATGACCGGCGAGCTGACCCTGCGCGGGAAGGTGTTGCCCATCGGCGGGGTCAAGGAGAAGGTGCTGGCCGCGCACCGGGCCGGCATCAAGACGCTGCTGCTGCCGCGCCAGAACGAGCGCGACTACCTGGAGGACGTGCCGCCCGAGCTGCGTGACGAGCTGGAGACGGTCTTCGTGGACACCGCCGAGGACGTGCTGCAGCACGCGCTGCAGCCGGCGAAACAGCAGCCGGCGAAACCTCAGTCGGGGACACCGCGTCGGGCGCGCGGCGCGGCGCAAGCCGGCCGGGCCGGGCGGTAG
- a CDS encoding zinc ribbon domain-containing protein, producing the protein MVRLPTNVESLVGSGESSAEQYELLRWARCLSAQGLSDAAGVVALLQQVEREHEEASRQRGYPIAGGPTVSMAQCGALASAGYLDEPACVAVDQPPGDWSMVERVVAEARAARSARPPQPRAYPEPRAYLEPRASAAADTIVCRTCGRQLPANARYCGYCGIRVS; encoded by the coding sequence ATGGTGCGTTTGCCGACGAACGTCGAGTCGCTGGTGGGCAGCGGCGAGTCCTCCGCCGAGCAGTACGAGCTGCTGCGCTGGGCGCGCTGCCTCTCCGCGCAGGGGCTGAGCGACGCGGCGGGCGTCGTGGCGCTGCTGCAGCAGGTCGAGCGCGAGCACGAGGAGGCGAGCCGCCAGCGCGGGTATCCGATCGCCGGCGGCCCGACCGTCTCGATGGCGCAGTGCGGCGCACTGGCCTCAGCCGGCTACCTGGACGAGCCTGCGTGCGTGGCGGTCGACCAGCCGCCGGGTGACTGGTCGATGGTCGAGCGGGTGGTTGCCGAGGCCCGGGCAGCCCGGAGCGCCCGGCCGCCGCAGCCGCGGGCGTATCCCGAGCCGCGGGCGTATCTCGAGCCGCGGGCCTCCGCCGCCGCCGACACGATCGTCTGCCGCACCTGCGGCCGGCAATTGCCGGCAAACGCGCGTTACTGCGGCTACTGCGGCATCCGCGTGAGCTGA
- a CDS encoding ABC transporter permease — MTRFIVRRLIQAALTLVGVTMLTFALVRLAPGDPVSLMLAGSGDLSAEDIAALRAAYGVDEPIPQQYVRWVGRVAQGDLGSSLLSKRPVGQMIASALPNTLQLSLAALAVALLVGVPLGVTAALRRGTWVDQVIRVLSVGGHAVPPFWLGLLFILTLSVQLRLFPVGGMLSVGAGEWDVGDRLLHLVGPVLTLSLAGIANYTRYLRTEVLDVLAQDHVRTARSKGLPDGGVVWRHVLRNALTPVITALGGVLAAMVSGALVVEQVFAWPGMGRLAFEAARGKDYPVIMGVVLLTSALLLVSYLLRDILYSVADPRVGHE, encoded by the coding sequence GGCTGATCCAGGCGGCGCTCACCCTGGTGGGCGTCACCATGCTGACCTTTGCGCTGGTGCGCCTTGCGCCCGGCGACCCGGTCAGCCTGATGCTGGCCGGCTCCGGCGACCTCTCCGCCGAGGACATCGCCGCCCTGCGCGCTGCCTACGGCGTGGACGAGCCGATCCCCCAGCAGTACGTCCGCTGGGTGGGGCGCGTGGCCCAGGGCGACCTCGGCTCGTCGCTGCTCTCGAAGCGGCCGGTCGGCCAGATGATCGCCTCAGCCCTGCCGAACACCCTGCAACTGTCACTGGCGGCGCTGGCGGTGGCGCTGCTGGTCGGCGTGCCGCTCGGCGTGACGGCAGCGCTCCGACGCGGCACCTGGGTCGATCAGGTCATTCGGGTGTTGAGCGTCGGCGGGCACGCCGTCCCGCCGTTCTGGCTCGGACTCTTGTTCATCCTGACGCTCTCCGTCCAGCTTCGACTCTTCCCCGTCGGCGGCATGCTCAGCGTCGGGGCCGGCGAGTGGGACGTTGGGGACCGACTCTTGCACCTTGTCGGGCCGGTCCTGACGCTCAGTCTGGCGGGCATCGCCAACTACACTCGCTACCTCCGCACCGAGGTGCTGGACGTGCTGGCCCAGGATCACGTCCGGACCGCCCGCAGCAAGGGCCTTCCAGACGGCGGCGTGGTCTGGCGGCACGTGCTCAGGAACGCACTGACGCCCGTCATCACGGCGCTCGGCGGCGTCCTGGCGGCGATGGTCTCAGGCGCGTTGGTCGTGGAGCAGGTCTTCGCCTGGCCTGGCATGGGGCGGCTGGCGTTCGAGGCGGCGCGCGGCAAGGACTACCCCGTCATCATGGGTGTGGTGCTGCTGACCAGTGCGCTGCTGCTGGTGAGCTACCTCCTGCGCGACATCCTCTACAGCGTGGCCGATCCACGCGTCGGGCACGAGTGA
- a CDS encoding ABC transporter permease encodes MALRDPDDRAASPAPREPIHRPARILRRPEWDRLDSILPAARPRPGVWRQLCASPLAVASIAVLAFLAVGGLAADVLSAWLFGVGPTTQNLRAAYARPDLWQPSLWLGADELGRSQVVRLLYAARISLAVGLGAAALNLTLGVLVGLAAGYFRGRLDDALQWLASTIRSAPSLFLLLTIAVLFEPGPWVLVAVLGLISWPSAALFVRGQTLSLRTREYVGAARTLGASDWRLMRRHLLPNLLPLVVTLAAIDVGSMILAESSLSFLGLGIMPPTPSWGNMLTNAVSALGRAPWLVWGPGALIFLTVLALYLLGDALRDALDPRLSPRSQRPR; translated from the coding sequence ATGGCCCTCCGCGACCCAGACGACCGTGCTGCCTCCCCCGCCCCCCGCGAGCCAATCCATCGTCCCGCCCGCATCCTGCGCCGGCCCGAGTGGGACCGTCTCGATTCGATCCTCCCCGCCGCCCGCCCCCGACCCGGCGTCTGGCGGCAGCTCTGCGCCAGTCCGCTGGCCGTCGCCTCCATCGCCGTGCTGGCGTTCCTGGCCGTCGGCGGCCTCGCCGCCGACGTGCTGTCCGCCTGGCTCTTCGGCGTCGGCCCGACGACCCAGAACCTCCGTGCTGCCTACGCCCGCCCGGACCTCTGGCAGCCGTCGCTGTGGCTCGGGGCGGACGAGCTTGGCCGCAGCCAGGTCGTGCGATTGCTCTATGCTGCGCGGATCTCGCTGGCGGTCGGGCTGGGGGCGGCGGCGCTCAATCTGACCCTCGGCGTGCTGGTCGGGCTGGCGGCCGGCTACTTCCGCGGCCGCCTGGACGACGCCCTCCAGTGGCTCGCCAGCACCATCCGGTCGGCGCCGTCGCTGTTCCTGTTGCTGACGATCGCCGTGCTGTTCGAGCCGGGGCCGTGGGTGCTGGTGGCCGTGCTGGGGCTGATCTCCTGGCCGAGTGCCGCCCTCTTCGTGCGCGGCCAGACCCTCTCGCTGCGGACCCGCGAGTACGTCGGCGCGGCGCGGACGCTCGGGGCCTCGGACTGGCGGCTGATGCGGCGGCACCTGCTGCCGAACCTGCTGCCGCTGGTGGTGACGCTGGCGGCCATCGACGTCGGCTCGATGATCCTGGCCGAGTCGTCGCTCTCGTTCCTGGGGCTGGGGATCATGCCGCCAACCCCCTCGTGGGGCAACATGCTGACGAACGCCGTCAGCGCGCTCGGACGGGCGCCCTGGCTGGTCTGGGGGCCGGGCGCACTGATCTTCCTGACGGTCCTGGCCCTCTACCTGCTGGGGGACGCCCTGCGGGACGCGTTGGACCCGCGCCTCAGCCCGCGCTCGCAGCGACCGAGGTGA